One Euphorbia lathyris chromosome 1, ddEupLath1.1, whole genome shotgun sequence DNA segment encodes these proteins:
- the LOC136220962 gene encoding ATP-dependent zinc metalloprotease FTSH 12, chloroplastic isoform X1, giving the protein MNLIPHKQNPFLLNPSTFQIQTSPNPIIYRFPPKYRPRIPRNIPNFRIYSSATPNDSDGFSWPRLSRAVRLGSGRFLLKLGESVKRETGVDFDEANLKVSEFRERVKGQVEKGEAELTRFRTELLPQFVEWNRLDLWKDFKKWEPKRVGVLILYIFVTFFACQRTYIAIRAPFQVRARRELTEAYMEALIPEPSPINIRKFKKGMWKKLTPKGLKMKKFVEGPDGTLVRDTFYVGEDAWEDDPVPPQDNLKQIIDKEVGLTAEEKKELRGDLGLSGNVQEIQGTWRERLRTWKEILRKEKLADQLDAPNAKFVVEFDMKEVENSLRKEVVEKVSDTQGTRALWISKRWWRYRPQLPYNYFLQKLDCSEVAAVVFTEDLKRLYVTMKEGFPLEYIVDIPLDPYLFEAITSSGVEVDLLQKQQIHYFLKVLFALLPGLVILWLIRESVMLLHITSNRFLYKKYNQLFDMAYAENFIMPVGDVGEKKSMYKDVVLGGDVWDLLDELMIYMGNPMQYYERGVKFVRGVLLSGPPGTGKTLFARTLAKEGGLPFVFASGAEFTDSEKSGAARINEMFSIARRNAPSFVFVDEIDAIAGRHARKDPRRRATFEALIAQLDGEKEKTGVDRFSLRQAVIFICATNRPDELDLEFVRAGRIDRRMYIGLPDAKQRVQIFGVHSAGKKLAEDVDFGKLVFRTVGFSGADIRNLVNESAIMSVRKGHTKINQEDIVDVLDKQLLEGMGVLLTEEEQQKCEESVSFEKKRLLAVHEAGHILLAHLFPNFDWHAFSQLLPGGKETAISVFYPREDMIDQGYTTFGYMKMQMVVAHGGRCAEHLIFGDDITDGGTDDLEKITKIAREMVISPQNARLGLTALTRRVGLMDQPDSSDGGLIKYRWDDPHVIPANMSLEVSELFTRELARYVEDTEELAMKGLRDNMNILDVITRELLEKSRITGLEVEEVMKGLDPKMFEDFVKPFQINLNEEGPLAHNDKLRYQPLDIYPAPLHRG; this is encoded by the exons atgaatttaattccACACAAACAGAATCCATTTCTTCTCAATCCATCAACATTTCAAATCCAAACCAGTCCAAATCCCATTATTTACCGGTTTCCCCCTAAGTACAGGCCAAGAATTCCCAGAAACATACCTAATTTTAGAATATATTCCTCTGCAACACCAAATGATTCTGATGGATTTTCGTGGCCGCGTCTAAGTAGAGCTGTGCGGCTCGGTTCGGGGCGGTTTTTGCTGAAACTCGGCGAGTCTGTGAAGAGGGAAACTGGGGTGGATTTTGATGAGGCAAATTTGAAAGTGAGTGAGTTTCGCGAGCGTGTTAAGGGTCAGGTGGAGAAGGGTGAGGCAGAGCTGACTCGGTTTAGGACCGAGTTGTTACCCCAATTTGTTGAATGGAATAGATTGGACCTGTGGAAG GACTTCAAGAAGTGGGAGCCTAAACGAGTCGGTGTACTCATTCTCTATATCTTTGTTACATTTTTTGCTTGTCAAAGAACTTATATTGCTATTCGAGCTCCGTTCCAAGTTCGAGCAAGAAGAGAGTTAACAGAGGCTTATATGGAGGCATTGATTCCGGAGCCATCCCCTATTAATATCCGGAA GTTTAAGAAGGGTATGTGGAAGAAGCTAACACCGAAAGGcctgaaaatgaaaaagttTGTTGAAGGTCCTGATGGAACATTGGTTCGTGATACTTTTTATGTTGGAGAAGATGCATGGGAGGATGACCCGGTGCCGCCTCAGGATAACTTGAAACAAATTATTGACAAAGAGGTTGGATTAACtgcagaagaaaagaaagaattgAGGGGAGACTTGGGTCTTTCAG GCAATGTTCAAGAAATTCAAGGAACTTGGCGTGAAAGGCTCCGCACATGGAAGGAGATACTGAGAAAGGAGAAGTTAGCCGACCAACTAGATGCCCCGAATGCTAAGTTTGTGGTTGAATTTGATATGAAAGAAGTTGAAAACAGTCTTCGTAAGGAAGTTGTGGAGAAGGTCAGTGACACACAGGGAACCAGAGCGTTGTGGATATCTAAGAGATGGTGGCGTTATCGCCCCCAACTCCcatataattattttcttcaaaaGCTCGATTGCTCTGAG GTAGCTGCTGTTGTTTTCACAGAGGACCTGAAAAGACTATACGTAACTATGAAAGAAGGTTTTCCTTTGGAATATATT GTTGATATTCCCCTCGATCCATACTTGTTCGAGGCAATTACAAGCTCGGGAGTTGAAGTAGATCTCCTACAGAAGCAGCAAATCCATTATTTTCTGAAAGTTCTGTTTGCATTGTTGCCTGGATTAGTGATCCTCTGGCTTATAAGGGAGTCCGTGATGTTATTGCACATCACTTCTAATCGTTTTCTTTACAAGAAGTATAATCAACTTTTTGATATGGCGTATGCTGAAAATTTTATCATG CCAGTTGGAGACGTTGGTGAAAAAAaatctatgtataaggatgtTGTACTTGGAGGTGATGTTTGGGATCTTCTTGATGAATTAATGATTTATATGGGCAATCCAATGCAATACTATGAACGAGGGGTCAAGTTTGTTCGG GGTGTTCTTCTTTCCGGACCCCCTGGAACTGGTAAGACACTTTTTGCCCGGACACTTGCGAAGGAAGGCGGGTTGCCTTTTGTTTTTGCTTCTGGTGCAGAGTTTACTGATAGTGAAAAAAGCGGTGCTGCAAGGATCAATGAGATGTTTTCCATTGCTAGAAGAAAT GCTCCTTCCTTTGTGTTTGTCGATGAAATTGATGCCATTGCTGGAAGGCATGCAAGGAAGGACCCTCGAAGAAGGGCAACATTTGAGGCTCTGATTGCTCAACTTGACGGGGA GAAGGAAAAAACTGGTGTAGATCGATTTTCACTTAGACAAGCAGTGATATTCATTTGTGCTACCAATAGGCCAGATGAATTGGACCTGGAATTCGTTCGAGCTGGACGTATCGATCGTCGTATGTACATTGGTTTGCCTGATGCTAAGCAAAGGGTGCAAATTTTTGGTGTACATAGTGCAGGAAAAAAACTTGCAGAAGATGTAGACTTCGGAAAG CTTGTCTTTCGTACTGTTGGCTTCTCCGGGGCAGATATTCGGAATCTTGTTAATGAATCTGCAATTATGTCT GTAAGGAAAGGTCATACCAAGATCAACCAGGAAGACATTGTTGATGTTTTAGATAAGCAATTGCTCGAGGGCATGGGTGTTCTTCTTACTGAAGAAGAACAGCAGAAATGCGAAGAAAGT GTGTCATTTGAAAAGAAGAGACTTCTTGCTGTACATGAAGCTGGTCACATTTTATTGGCACACTTGTTTCCGAACTTCGATTGGCATGCATTTTCTCAGCTCTTGCCTGGAGGAAAG GAAACTGCAATATCAGTGTTCTATCCTAGAGAAGATATGATAGACCAAGGTTATACGACGTTCGGCTATATGAAGATGCAAATGGTGGTAGCTCACGGTGGACGTTGTGCTGAACATCTTATTTTTGGTGATGACATTACTGATGGAGGCACTGACGATCTTGAAAAGATAACAAAG ATTGCCAGGGAAATGGTAATCAGCCCTCAAAATGCAAGGTTGGGACTTACTGCTTTAACAAGGAGAGTTGGACTCATGGATCAACCAGATAGTTCAGATGGCGGATTGATAAAATATAGG TGGGATGACCCGCATGTGATTCCTGCAAACATGTCACTTGAAGTATCAGAGCTATTTACTCGAGAATTAGCACGG TATGTTGAAGACACTGAAGAACTCGCAATGAAAGGATTGAGAGACAATATGAACATACTGGATGTGATTACCAGGGAACTATTGGAGAAGTCAAGGATAACTGGATTG
- the LOC136220962 gene encoding ATP-dependent zinc metalloprotease FTSH 12, chloroplastic isoform X2: MEALIPEPSPINIRKFKKGMWKKLTPKGLKMKKFVEGPDGTLVRDTFYVGEDAWEDDPVPPQDNLKQIIDKEVGLTAEEKKELRGDLGLSGNVQEIQGTWRERLRTWKEILRKEKLADQLDAPNAKFVVEFDMKEVENSLRKEVVEKVSDTQGTRALWISKRWWRYRPQLPYNYFLQKLDCSEVAAVVFTEDLKRLYVTMKEGFPLEYIVDIPLDPYLFEAITSSGVEVDLLQKQQIHYFLKVLFALLPGLVILWLIRESVMLLHITSNRFLYKKYNQLFDMAYAENFIMPVGDVGEKKSMYKDVVLGGDVWDLLDELMIYMGNPMQYYERGVKFVRGVLLSGPPGTGKTLFARTLAKEGGLPFVFASGAEFTDSEKSGAARINEMFSIARRNAPSFVFVDEIDAIAGRHARKDPRRRATFEALIAQLDGEKEKTGVDRFSLRQAVIFICATNRPDELDLEFVRAGRIDRRMYIGLPDAKQRVQIFGVHSAGKKLAEDVDFGKLVFRTVGFSGADIRNLVNESAIMSVRKGHTKINQEDIVDVLDKQLLEGMGVLLTEEEQQKCEESVSFEKKRLLAVHEAGHILLAHLFPNFDWHAFSQLLPGGKETAISVFYPREDMIDQGYTTFGYMKMQMVVAHGGRCAEHLIFGDDITDGGTDDLEKITKIAREMVISPQNARLGLTALTRRVGLMDQPDSSDGGLIKYRWDDPHVIPANMSLEVSELFTRELARYVEDTEELAMKGLRDNMNILDVITRELLEKSRITGLEVEEVMKGLDPKMFEDFVKPFQINLNEEGPLAHNDKLRYQPLDIYPAPLHRG, translated from the exons ATGGAGGCATTGATTCCGGAGCCATCCCCTATTAATATCCGGAA GTTTAAGAAGGGTATGTGGAAGAAGCTAACACCGAAAGGcctgaaaatgaaaaagttTGTTGAAGGTCCTGATGGAACATTGGTTCGTGATACTTTTTATGTTGGAGAAGATGCATGGGAGGATGACCCGGTGCCGCCTCAGGATAACTTGAAACAAATTATTGACAAAGAGGTTGGATTAACtgcagaagaaaagaaagaattgAGGGGAGACTTGGGTCTTTCAG GCAATGTTCAAGAAATTCAAGGAACTTGGCGTGAAAGGCTCCGCACATGGAAGGAGATACTGAGAAAGGAGAAGTTAGCCGACCAACTAGATGCCCCGAATGCTAAGTTTGTGGTTGAATTTGATATGAAAGAAGTTGAAAACAGTCTTCGTAAGGAAGTTGTGGAGAAGGTCAGTGACACACAGGGAACCAGAGCGTTGTGGATATCTAAGAGATGGTGGCGTTATCGCCCCCAACTCCcatataattattttcttcaaaaGCTCGATTGCTCTGAG GTAGCTGCTGTTGTTTTCACAGAGGACCTGAAAAGACTATACGTAACTATGAAAGAAGGTTTTCCTTTGGAATATATT GTTGATATTCCCCTCGATCCATACTTGTTCGAGGCAATTACAAGCTCGGGAGTTGAAGTAGATCTCCTACAGAAGCAGCAAATCCATTATTTTCTGAAAGTTCTGTTTGCATTGTTGCCTGGATTAGTGATCCTCTGGCTTATAAGGGAGTCCGTGATGTTATTGCACATCACTTCTAATCGTTTTCTTTACAAGAAGTATAATCAACTTTTTGATATGGCGTATGCTGAAAATTTTATCATG CCAGTTGGAGACGTTGGTGAAAAAAaatctatgtataaggatgtTGTACTTGGAGGTGATGTTTGGGATCTTCTTGATGAATTAATGATTTATATGGGCAATCCAATGCAATACTATGAACGAGGGGTCAAGTTTGTTCGG GGTGTTCTTCTTTCCGGACCCCCTGGAACTGGTAAGACACTTTTTGCCCGGACACTTGCGAAGGAAGGCGGGTTGCCTTTTGTTTTTGCTTCTGGTGCAGAGTTTACTGATAGTGAAAAAAGCGGTGCTGCAAGGATCAATGAGATGTTTTCCATTGCTAGAAGAAAT GCTCCTTCCTTTGTGTTTGTCGATGAAATTGATGCCATTGCTGGAAGGCATGCAAGGAAGGACCCTCGAAGAAGGGCAACATTTGAGGCTCTGATTGCTCAACTTGACGGGGA GAAGGAAAAAACTGGTGTAGATCGATTTTCACTTAGACAAGCAGTGATATTCATTTGTGCTACCAATAGGCCAGATGAATTGGACCTGGAATTCGTTCGAGCTGGACGTATCGATCGTCGTATGTACATTGGTTTGCCTGATGCTAAGCAAAGGGTGCAAATTTTTGGTGTACATAGTGCAGGAAAAAAACTTGCAGAAGATGTAGACTTCGGAAAG CTTGTCTTTCGTACTGTTGGCTTCTCCGGGGCAGATATTCGGAATCTTGTTAATGAATCTGCAATTATGTCT GTAAGGAAAGGTCATACCAAGATCAACCAGGAAGACATTGTTGATGTTTTAGATAAGCAATTGCTCGAGGGCATGGGTGTTCTTCTTACTGAAGAAGAACAGCAGAAATGCGAAGAAAGT GTGTCATTTGAAAAGAAGAGACTTCTTGCTGTACATGAAGCTGGTCACATTTTATTGGCACACTTGTTTCCGAACTTCGATTGGCATGCATTTTCTCAGCTCTTGCCTGGAGGAAAG GAAACTGCAATATCAGTGTTCTATCCTAGAGAAGATATGATAGACCAAGGTTATACGACGTTCGGCTATATGAAGATGCAAATGGTGGTAGCTCACGGTGGACGTTGTGCTGAACATCTTATTTTTGGTGATGACATTACTGATGGAGGCACTGACGATCTTGAAAAGATAACAAAG ATTGCCAGGGAAATGGTAATCAGCCCTCAAAATGCAAGGTTGGGACTTACTGCTTTAACAAGGAGAGTTGGACTCATGGATCAACCAGATAGTTCAGATGGCGGATTGATAAAATATAGG TGGGATGACCCGCATGTGATTCCTGCAAACATGTCACTTGAAGTATCAGAGCTATTTACTCGAGAATTAGCACGG TATGTTGAAGACACTGAAGAACTCGCAATGAAAGGATTGAGAGACAATATGAACATACTGGATGTGATTACCAGGGAACTATTGGAGAAGTCAAGGATAACTGGATTG